One Candidatus Culexarchaeum yellowstonense genomic region harbors:
- a CDS encoding SufD family Fe-S cluster assembly protein encodes MSEGKGKWIEEVREKAKRAIDKPSAFGLDLDISKFKSISKSSESISRDLEEKASEVGVDLSGRGRAGSYLQVDSSILMGSSLHEGVEVLPISKALELYDWVPNYYWRALDVDMDKFTALSELKCSGGVFIRVKSGVKVELPVQACFYLKSSGLSQSVHNIIIVEEGAELNVLTGCASPRVGEALHVGVSEFYVKRGGKLTYTMIHSWSEGVDVRPRTGVLLEDDASFTSVYVNVNPAKTIQTMPIVHLNGENSRSSLVSIVVASNGSVIDVGGEAHLNGNGSKAEIVSKVIAKDDANVISRGVIVGEGYNCRGHLECRGMLLSSKAVIRAIPQLDAKNASATLSHEAAIGRFSEDEVYYLMSRGFSEEEAVSIIVRGFMDIGPVDLPPLLSKYVKWVLDNVSRKL; translated from the coding sequence GTGTCTGAGGGAAAGGGTAAATGGATAGAGGAAGTTAGGGAGAAGGCGAAGAGGGCAATTGATAAGCCCTCAGCCTTTGGCTTGGATTTGGATATTTCAAAATTCAAATCTATCTCTAAATCCTCTGAGTCTATTTCTAGGGATTTGGAGGAGAAGGCTTCTGAGGTTGGTGTGGATCTTAGTGGTAGGGGGAGGGCTGGAAGCTATTTGCAGGTGGATTCCAGCATACTTATGGGTTCCTCCCTCCATGAGGGTGTTGAGGTTTTACCTATCTCTAAAGCCTTAGAATTGTATGATTGGGTTCCAAATTATTATTGGAGGGCTCTTGATGTTGATATGGATAAGTTCACTGCCCTTTCTGAGCTTAAGTGTAGTGGTGGTGTTTTCATTAGGGTTAAGAGTGGCGTTAAAGTTGAGCTTCCAGTTCAAGCATGCTTCTACCTTAAGAGTAGCGGTTTATCCCAGAGTGTTCATAATATTATAATTGTTGAGGAGGGGGCTGAACTTAACGTTTTAACTGGCTGTGCCTCTCCAAGGGTTGGTGAAGCTCTGCATGTTGGTGTTTCGGAATTTTATGTTAAGAGGGGTGGTAAATTAACTTATACCATGATTCATTCTTGGAGTGAGGGTGTTGATGTTAGGCCTAGAACTGGAGTTTTATTGGAGGATGATGCATCATTCACAAGTGTCTATGTTAATGTGAATCCAGCTAAAACTATTCAAACTATGCCAATAGTACACCTTAATGGTGAAAATTCCAGGTCTAGCTTAGTATCCATAGTTGTTGCTTCTAATGGTAGTGTTATTGATGTTGGGGGTGAAGCTCACCTTAATGGTAATGGTAGTAAAGCGGAAATAGTTTCAAAGGTTATTGCGAAGGATGATGCCAACGTTATTTCCAGAGGGGTTATTGTGGGTGAAGGCTATAATTGTAGAGGTCACTTGGAGTGTAGGGGTATGTTGCTATCCTCAAAGGCTGTTATAAGAGCTATACCACAATTGGATGCTAAGAATGCTAGTGCCACATTATCCCATGAAGCTGCTATTGGAAGATTTTCCGAAGATGAAGTATACTACCTTATGTCCAGAGGGTTTAGTGAAGAGGAAGCTGTATCCATTATTGTTAGAGGGTTTATGGATATTGGACCTGTGGATCTACCACCATTACTAAGCAAATATGTGAAGTGGGTTCTAGATAATGTTTCCAGGAAGCTTTAG
- a CDS encoding DUF126 domain-containing protein, giving the protein MIIKGRVIKEGEAEGEALVSMEPIAFLGGVDPKTGIVIEREHPLEGKSIKGKILVFPHGKGSTVGTYIIYRMKKLNTAPAAIINEYCEPIVAVGAIIANIPCVDMVDIGKIKSGDFVRVKGDTIYVNE; this is encoded by the coding sequence ATGATAATTAAGGGGAGAGTGATAAAGGAGGGGGAAGCAGAGGGGGAAGCACTAGTATCAATGGAGCCAATAGCATTTCTGGGAGGCGTAGACCCAAAGACGGGGATAGTGATAGAAAGGGAACATCCACTTGAAGGGAAATCCATAAAGGGGAAGATACTGGTATTCCCACATGGAAAGGGGTCCACCGTTGGAACATACATAATTTATAGAATGAAGAAACTAAACACAGCGCCAGCAGCAATAATAAATGAGTACTGTGAACCAATAGTGGCTGTAGGTGCAATAATAGCAAACATACCATGCGTAGACATGGTGGATATAGGTAAGATAAAAAGTGGAGATTTTGTTAGAGTTAAGGGGGACACTATATACGTGAATGAATAG
- a CDS encoding THUMP domain-containing protein, whose amino-acid sequence MLTCPPGLEDIVELELKEKFGFVNVVLKPFNIQGRVLVDMQSSNVNDLLSMKSIHHVRRYISTFTVSSSKDGLKEIYDVVYSLDLSEFLPKTGSFRVTSERIGIHEYTSMDVQRIAGQAIVDKYRNRVDLENFDVEVIVDVVHDKCVVCISISRESLHKRHYRVFDHPAALRPTIAYGMVRLSNPLESNVFVDPMVGGGTILIEAALYMGSKLKLYGFDINERFLEGAKANAEAAGVLSLINFSKGDCTKLSNYISNVDRIVTNPPYGIRMEPKIGIRQLYFMFASEAYKCMNSGGRLVVITLKEGVMRKALLNANFSIVHERYTLHGDLRAKIFVAEK is encoded by the coding sequence ATGTTGACTTGTCCGCCAGGTTTGGAGGATATTGTGGAGCTTGAGTTGAAAGAGAAGTTTGGTTTTGTTAATGTTGTTTTGAAACCATTCAACATTCAAGGTAGGGTTTTGGTGGATATGCAGAGTTCGAATGTTAATGATCTTCTAAGTATGAAATCCATCCATCATGTTAGGAGGTATATTTCAACATTTACAGTTTCCAGTTCTAAGGATGGTTTGAAGGAGATTTATGATGTCGTTTACTCATTGGATTTGAGTGAGTTTCTACCTAAAACTGGCAGTTTTAGGGTTACTAGTGAGAGGATTGGGATTCATGAGTATACTTCCATGGATGTTCAGAGGATTGCTGGTCAAGCTATAGTGGATAAGTATAGGAATAGGGTTGATTTGGAGAATTTCGATGTGGAGGTTATTGTTGATGTTGTTCATGATAAATGTGTTGTATGCATTTCCATTAGTAGGGAGTCTCTTCATAAACGTCACTATAGGGTTTTTGATCATCCTGCAGCTTTAAGGCCTACTATTGCTTATGGTATGGTTAGGCTTTCAAATCCATTGGAGAGTAATGTTTTTGTTGACCCAATGGTTGGTGGTGGAACTATACTTATTGAAGCTGCATTGTATATGGGTTCTAAACTTAAACTTTATGGGTTCGATATTAATGAGCGTTTCCTTGAAGGGGCTAAGGCTAATGCTGAAGCTGCCGGTGTTCTCAGCCTCATAAATTTTTCTAAGGGGGATTGCACCAAGCTATCCAATTATATTAGTAATGTGGATAGGATTGTGACTAATCCGCCATATGGTATTAGAATGGAGCCTAAAATTGGTATTAGGCAATTGTATTTCATGTTTGCATCTGAAGCTTATAAGTGTATGAATAGTGGTGGTAGGCTTGTGGTTATAACTTTGAAGGAGGGGGTTATGCGTAAAGCTCTATTGAACGCCAATTTCAGTATTGTCCATGAAAGGTATACGTTGCATGGAGATTTGAGGGCGAAAATTTTTGTGGCTGAAAAATGA
- a CDS encoding phosphoenolpyruvate carboxykinase (GTP), producing MKPEHFDRLMKIKDPELHRWIADIILVCQPSSIYINTGSQDDIEYIRRVSLERGEEIPTKYPLQTIHFDGAKDLARDRENTRILVEGVGGIPLLNTRGRIDGLNEIKSVLKGIMMGNEAFVGFFCLGPRRSPLSLYAVQVTDSAYVMHSENILYRLSYDDFVERGSEIKYMRFLHSAGERNEYGWSKNLDKRRIYIDLADDTVYSTNTQYAGNTVGLKKLALRLTVYRGCLEGWLSEHMFIAGVKGPGDRITYFTGAFPAGCGKTSTALMADTVVGDDLAIIREVNGIPRAINPEVGMFGIIEGINPKDDPEIYEILTSPYSEVIFSNILLMGNGEVWWNGKIGVPMAGLNYAGVWWPGKVDERGNPIPPSHSNARFTTHIKYLKNLDPRIEDPDGVPVGGMIFGGRDSDTWVPVEEGLSWEHGIVTKGAALESERTTAVLGKAGEREFNPYAILDFISISVGKFTELHFKFAEKLKVKPKVFGVNYFLRDESGRYLAEKVDKKVWLKWMELRVHDDVGFIEIPTGRIPIYNDLVELFNKVLGKDYPEQLYEKEFTVRVPQHLAKIERIWKIYANIPDTPELLFQILREERERLKKAEERYGSYISPMKFDKK from the coding sequence ATGAAACCTGAACATTTTGATAGGCTTATGAAGATTAAGGATCCTGAACTTCATAGGTGGATTGCTGATATAATCTTGGTTTGCCAACCATCTTCCATATACATAAATACTGGTTCTCAAGACGATATTGAATATATTAGACGTGTATCCCTTGAGCGCGGTGAAGAAATTCCAACCAAGTATCCACTGCAAACCATACATTTTGATGGGGCTAAGGATCTTGCTAGAGATAGGGAGAATACCAGGATTCTTGTGGAGGGGGTTGGTGGAATTCCATTACTGAATACCAGGGGGAGGATTGATGGTTTGAATGAGATTAAGAGTGTTTTGAAGGGGATTATGATGGGTAATGAAGCCTTTGTGGGATTCTTCTGTTTAGGTCCCAGAAGATCTCCACTATCGCTTTATGCTGTTCAAGTTACCGATTCAGCTTATGTCATGCATAGTGAGAACATATTGTACAGATTAAGTTACGATGATTTTGTTGAGAGGGGGTCTGAGATCAAGTATATGCGTTTCCTACATTCTGCTGGCGAGAGGAATGAGTATGGTTGGAGTAAGAATTTGGATAAGAGGAGAATTTACATAGACCTTGCTGATGACACCGTTTATAGCACAAATACCCAGTATGCAGGTAATACTGTGGGTTTAAAGAAGCTTGCCCTAAGATTGACTGTTTATAGGGGGTGTTTGGAGGGTTGGCTTTCCGAACACATGTTCATTGCCGGCGTTAAGGGGCCAGGGGATAGGATAACCTACTTTACTGGAGCATTTCCCGCTGGTTGTGGTAAAACTTCCACTGCATTGATGGCTGATACAGTTGTGGGTGATGATTTAGCCATTATAAGGGAGGTTAATGGAATTCCTAGAGCCATAAATCCTGAAGTTGGAATGTTTGGGATAATTGAGGGTATTAATCCGAAAGATGATCCTGAAATATATGAGATACTCACATCCCCATATTCTGAAGTTATATTCTCCAATATCTTGTTGATGGGTAATGGTGAAGTTTGGTGGAATGGTAAGATTGGTGTACCCATGGCTGGGTTAAATTATGCTGGTGTATGGTGGCCTGGTAAGGTTGATGAGCGTGGTAATCCAATTCCACCATCACATTCCAATGCTAGATTTACAACGCACATAAAGTATCTTAAGAATCTTGATCCAAGGATAGAGGATCCCGATGGTGTCCCCGTTGGTGGAATGATTTTTGGTGGTAGAGATTCAGATACATGGGTTCCCGTGGAGGAGGGGTTAAGTTGGGAGCATGGAATTGTAACTAAGGGTGCAGCTTTGGAGTCTGAGAGGACTACCGCTGTTCTCGGTAAGGCTGGTGAAAGGGAGTTTAACCCCTACGCCATACTGGATTTCATTTCCATATCCGTGGGGAAGTTTACCGAATTGCACTTCAAGTTTGCTGAGAAGCTCAAGGTTAAACCAAAGGTTTTTGGTGTAAACTACTTCTTGAGAGATGAGAGTGGGAGGTATTTGGCTGAGAAGGTTGATAAGAAGGTTTGGTTGAAGTGGATGGAGCTTAGAGTTCATGATGATGTAGGCTTCATAGAGATCCCCACTGGAAGGATACCCATATACAATGATCTCGTTGAACTGTTCAATAAAGTTCTTGGTAAAGATTATCCTGAGCAACTCTATGAGAAGGAGTTTACAGTTAGGGTTCCACAGCATTTAGCGAAAATTGAGAGGATATGGAAGATATATGCAAACATACCTGACACTCCAGAGTTGCTCTTCCAAATTTTGAGGGAGGAGAGGGAGAGGTTGAAGAAGGCTGAGGAACGTTATGGAAGCTACATTTCACCGATGAAATTCGATAAGAAGTAA
- a CDS encoding aconitase X catalytic domain-containing protein: MMLTREEEAMLNGEMGEGVRRAMEIIVALGKIYNASGLVKIESAHISGVSYKNLGDEGLEFLEELASMGVKTMVEATLNPAGMDMELWEELGFSREFAEKQIRIVKAYEKMGVKATCTCTPYLVGNKPKFGQHIAWGESSAIIYANSILGARTNRESGISALASAITGRTAKYGLHLDENRLADYVIKVKCNVKGISDFGALGYLIGKMVGNKVPYITGIETADLDELKSLGASMAASGAVGLFHMENITPEAKIKRVIKDSAEEIEIEDLREAYETLNHDVREIDVVSIGCPHASIDEIGKVANMIKGRKIKSQLWITTSRKVYDEAKRRGLLDIINEAGGNVIRDTCMVVAPIEELGFKTLATNSAKMATLAPLHSKVKVRFGSLEDCVKAAISGVWNDN; this comes from the coding sequence GTGATGCTAACTAGGGAAGAGGAAGCTATGCTTAATGGTGAGATGGGGGAAGGCGTGCGTAGAGCCATGGAGATAATAGTGGCTTTGGGGAAGATATACAATGCAAGTGGATTGGTTAAAATTGAAAGTGCACACATCTCTGGTGTAAGTTACAAGAATTTAGGGGATGAGGGACTTGAATTCCTAGAGGAGCTCGCAAGCATGGGAGTTAAAACTATGGTTGAAGCAACATTAAATCCAGCTGGAATGGATATGGAGTTATGGGAGGAACTCGGATTTAGCAGGGAATTTGCGGAGAAGCAGATTAGAATAGTTAAAGCATATGAGAAGATGGGCGTGAAAGCCACATGTACATGTACACCATATCTAGTGGGGAATAAACCGAAATTTGGGCAACATATAGCATGGGGGGAATCATCGGCAATAATATATGCAAATTCGATTCTAGGCGCAAGAACCAACAGGGAAAGTGGAATTTCAGCATTAGCCTCAGCAATAACCGGTAGAACTGCAAAATACGGGTTACATCTAGATGAAAATAGACTTGCAGACTACGTGATAAAAGTTAAATGCAATGTGAAGGGGATTTCAGATTTCGGAGCACTAGGATACCTAATTGGGAAGATGGTTGGAAATAAAGTTCCATACATTACGGGTATAGAAACTGCAGATTTAGATGAACTCAAATCACTTGGAGCATCAATGGCTGCAAGTGGAGCTGTAGGGTTATTCCACATGGAAAACATAACCCCAGAAGCAAAAATTAAAAGGGTTATTAAAGATAGCGCTGAAGAAATTGAAATTGAAGATTTAAGGGAAGCCTATGAAACCTTAAACCATGATGTTAGGGAGATAGATGTGGTTAGTATTGGATGCCCACATGCCTCAATAGATGAAATAGGGAAGGTAGCAAATATGATTAAAGGTAGGAAGATTAAATCGCAATTATGGATAACAACATCAAGAAAAGTGTATGATGAAGCTAAAAGAAGGGGATTGCTGGATATAATAAATGAAGCTGGAGGAAATGTTATAAGGGATACATGCATGGTTGTCGCCCCAATAGAGGAATTGGGATTCAAAACATTAGCCACAAACAGCGCAAAAATGGCCACATTAGCACCACTACACTCAAAAGTGAAAGTTAGATTTGGAAGCTTAGAAGACTGCGTTAAAGCAGCAATAAGTGGTGTTTGGAATGATAATTAA
- a CDS encoding methyltransferase domain-containing protein, whose amino-acid sequence MEYKYTYHKKKLISRYTAIKIIEALNTRRGFAKVSFDLGISEEDVEIVNRDSIVIVDGFEIEIELLRELIESNDVYCLEDGEIVKVAFYADGNYYKLRCVAEKAAPTLEINGIHMHRITGVTPWEDALMKVKAAKVHKGLEVLDVCTGLGYTAIASANMGASSVISIEKDINVLKIAEINPWSRGLENDRIKIIVEDAAKVVREMGDEAFDRIIHDPPRFQLAGELYSMEFYKELYRVLKFGGILYHYTGQPGIKRRVDFVKGVSNRLRSVGFKVEVRRDLMGVLAFKL is encoded by the coding sequence ATGGAGTACAAGTATACTTACCATAAGAAGAAGCTTATATCACGTTACACTGCAATAAAGATAATTGAAGCATTAAATACCCGTAGGGGTTTTGCGAAAGTCAGTTTTGATTTAGGCATATCAGAGGAGGATGTGGAAATAGTGAATCGTGATTCCATTGTGATTGTGGATGGATTTGAAATTGAAATAGAATTGCTTAGAGAGTTAATTGAAAGTAACGATGTATACTGTCTTGAGGATGGGGAAATCGTGAAGGTGGCGTTTTATGCTGATGGGAATTATTATAAGCTTAGATGCGTAGCGGAAAAAGCCGCACCAACACTGGAGATTAACGGTATACATATGCATAGAATAACTGGAGTAACCCCATGGGAAGATGCATTAATGAAAGTTAAAGCTGCAAAAGTTCATAAGGGATTAGAAGTGCTCGATGTATGCACAGGACTTGGATATACAGCAATAGCTTCAGCAAATATGGGTGCAAGTAGCGTAATAAGCATAGAAAAGGATATAAACGTTCTGAAAATAGCGGAAATAAACCCATGGTCTAGAGGATTGGAGAATGATAGGATAAAGATTATAGTTGAAGACGCAGCAAAAGTTGTGCGTGAAATGGGGGATGAGGCTTTTGATAGAATTATACATGATCCACCAAGATTTCAATTGGCTGGAGAACTTTATAGCATGGAATTCTACAAGGAGCTTTATAGAGTTTTAAAGTTTGGAGGAATCCTATACCACTATACAGGTCAACCTGGAATAAAACGTAGAGTAGATTTCGTTAAGGGGGTTTCAAATAGGCTTAGGAGTGTTGGATTTAAAGTTGAGGTTAGAAGGGATTTAATGGGGGTTTTAGCCTTCAAACTCTAA
- a CDS encoding ABC transporter ATP-binding protein, translated as MSKAIVETENLVKIYRHGKIEVQALRGVTVKMPNGKIIGLVGPSGSGKTTLLNIIGGLDTPTKGKIYVDGVDLTTLSEKRLAEYRLNKIGFVFQFLNLIPVLTALENVEVPMTLAKIPKEERRKRAMELLKMVGLEDRMNHKPDEMSGGEQQRVAIARALANDSSIVLADEPTGNVDTDTTIKIMEIITKLNRSLGKTFIIATHDPMVKERCEKTYNIRDGKLIGEN; from the coding sequence ATGTCTAAAGCAATAGTTGAAACAGAAAATCTAGTGAAAATATATAGGCATGGGAAAATAGAAGTACAAGCTTTAAGAGGAGTCACTGTAAAAATGCCAAACGGGAAAATAATTGGGCTAGTGGGGCCATCAGGATCTGGAAAGACTACACTACTAAACATTATAGGGGGATTGGATACACCAACCAAAGGGAAAATCTACGTTGATGGAGTAGATTTAACAACATTAAGTGAAAAAAGGTTGGCAGAGTATAGGTTGAATAAAATTGGCTTCGTATTCCAATTCCTAAACCTAATACCAGTACTAACTGCACTTGAAAACGTTGAAGTACCGATGACACTGGCAAAAATACCGAAAGAAGAGAGGAGGAAACGTGCCATGGAATTGCTTAAAATGGTGGGACTTGAAGATAGAATGAACCATAAACCAGACGAAATGAGTGGAGGAGAACAGCAAAGAGTAGCCATAGCAAGAGCACTGGCAAATGATTCTTCAATAGTCCTAGCAGATGAGCCAACTGGAAATGTCGATACAGATACAACCATAAAGATAATGGAAATCATAACGAAACTGAATAGAAGCCTTGGAAAAACATTTATAATTGCAACACATGACCCAATGGTAAAAGAGAGATGTGAGAAGACATATAACATTAGAGATGGAAAACTTATTGGAGAAAACTAG
- a CDS encoding ABC transporter ATP-binding protein — MLEISDLWVEVAGKPVLKGVNLRIDYGEVHVLLGPNGSGKTTLINAIIGDPRFKVIRGSIRFKGIDITNMPINERVKLGIGIGFQMPPKIRGVKLGDLLREISLRFGGKSNIDELAKSLNMHEFLDREVNVGFSGGELKRCEVLQVLVQSPDLAIFDEPDSGVDVENLSLLAKAINDFCSLSDKPIMRKRSALIITHLGYILNYIKADRAHVIMDGVVACSGRPDEIIENIKNHGFEGCYRCLRERVNG, encoded by the coding sequence ATGTTGGAGATTTCCGATCTATGGGTTGAAGTTGCTGGTAAGCCTGTTTTGAAGGGTGTTAATTTGAGGATTGATTATGGTGAAGTTCACGTTCTACTTGGACCTAATGGTTCTGGTAAAACTACACTTATAAACGCCATAATTGGTGATCCAAGATTCAAAGTTATCAGAGGCAGTATAAGGTTTAAGGGTATTGACATCACCAATATGCCAATTAATGAGAGGGTTAAATTGGGGATTGGAATCGGATTTCAAATGCCCCCAAAGATTAGGGGTGTTAAGCTTGGAGATTTGTTGAGGGAGATATCATTAAGGTTTGGTGGGAAATCGAATATTGATGAATTGGCTAAATCTCTGAATATGCATGAATTCTTGGATCGCGAAGTTAATGTGGGATTTTCTGGTGGTGAGTTGAAGAGGTGTGAGGTTCTACAAGTTTTAGTTCAATCCCCAGATCTAGCCATATTCGATGAACCTGATTCCGGCGTTGATGTGGAGAATTTGTCATTGTTGGCTAAGGCTATAAATGATTTTTGCAGTTTAAGTGATAAACCAATTATGAGGAAGAGATCTGCATTGATAATAACCCACTTAGGATACATTTTAAATTACATTAAAGCTGATCGTGCACATGTTATAATGGATGGAGTAGTGGCTTGCTCAGGTAGACCTGATGAGATTATAGAAAACATCAAGAATCATGGTTTTGAGGGGTGTTATAGGTGTCTGAGGGAAAGGGTAAATGGATAG
- a CDS encoding ABC transporter permease encodes METWKMAIRNISRRKLRTTLTVLGIVVGVGMMLALLSIVSGMDVRVTQMVRALGGADITIYNATTPGRGGQPFGGFGGFGFTIQRTINLNIIEQISQIQGVYAVSPQLSFMGYIGNTRITIYGIDPQTYDEVTGGLNIINGRMLNVGESGKIILGKAIMEALNTTIGGKVKVGVSTTEQREFEVIGEFETGMMFQEYSAYITIEDAQNMTGLENEATQILVKCEDPYMVSEVANTITSYIPGIRVTTPTAMVTQATQLLNTLTMFFATIGLIALVAGSFGVINTMLMSVSERTREIGILKAIGAKSSDILKMFLAEAVLIGALGGVIGVAVGGVLAYVLPMFMPGIMGTASILGRTTIRGVRQVGSTQLFTPTLTPTNIVVCIALGVLVGLIAGLYPAWRASRMKPVEALRHV; translated from the coding sequence ATGGAAACATGGAAAATGGCTATCAGAAATATAAGTAGAAGGAAACTTAGAACGACGCTAACAGTATTAGGCATAGTTGTAGGAGTTGGAATGATGCTAGCACTACTCTCAATAGTTTCAGGAATGGATGTAAGAGTGACGCAAATGGTTAGAGCACTCGGAGGAGCAGACATAACAATATACAATGCCACAACGCCGGGAAGAGGGGGGCAACCATTCGGAGGATTTGGAGGATTTGGATTCACCATACAGAGAACCATAAACCTAAATATAATAGAGCAAATAAGCCAAATACAAGGGGTCTACGCAGTTTCACCACAATTGTCCTTCATGGGATACATCGGAAATACGAGAATTACAATATATGGAATAGACCCACAAACATATGACGAAGTCACAGGTGGATTAAACATAATCAATGGGAGAATGCTAAATGTAGGGGAAAGTGGAAAGATAATTCTCGGCAAAGCCATAATGGAAGCATTGAATACAACTATAGGTGGGAAAGTGAAAGTTGGAGTTTCGACAACAGAGCAACGGGAGTTTGAAGTAATAGGTGAATTTGAAACTGGAATGATGTTTCAAGAATATTCAGCGTACATCACCATAGAAGATGCACAAAATATGACTGGACTGGAAAATGAAGCAACGCAGATACTTGTGAAATGTGAAGACCCATATATGGTAAGTGAAGTTGCAAATACAATAACAAGCTACATACCAGGCATCAGAGTTACAACGCCAACAGCAATGGTGACGCAAGCAACACAACTACTAAATACACTCACAATGTTCTTCGCCACAATAGGGTTAATAGCACTCGTAGCAGGAAGCTTTGGAGTAATAAATACAATGCTAATGTCAGTGTCTGAAAGAACCCGTGAAATTGGAATACTAAAAGCAATAGGCGCAAAAAGTAGTGATATACTAAAGATGTTCTTAGCGGAAGCAGTACTTATAGGCGCTCTAGGGGGAGTTATAGGGGTAGCTGTAGGCGGAGTATTAGCATACGTATTACCCATGTTCATGCCTGGAATAATGGGAACAGCATCCATACTGGGTAGAACAACAATTAGAGGGGTTAGACAAGTGGGAAGCACACAGCTCTTCACACCAACATTAACACCCACCAATATTGTAGTATGCATTGCACTAGGAGTATTAGTGGGGCTTATAGCTGGATTATACCCAGCTTGGCGTGCATCAAGAATGAAACCAGTGGAGGCGTTAAGACATGTCTAA
- a CDS encoding KaiC domain-containing protein has protein sequence MIERLSTGIDGLDELLEGGIPRGFFVAVTGEPGTGKTILCIHFINRGVLDGDKCIYVTTEESRESIIRQAEQFGFKFSKYVDEGRLIIIDALMGKEDQWSLNSLTVDDMVNKVLEAKKSLGYGRARLVIDSMSAFWLDKPAMARKYSYYVKKVLYKWDFTIFATSQYAITTSEAFGWGLEHVADGIIRFRRFIRGGQLKRYVIIEKMRQTQHSLYLHEISIEPNAGLKIIGKAGERVEDVALPSEVSKKIKKVKERSEKIVEE, from the coding sequence ATGATTGAAAGGTTATCTACTGGTATTGATGGGTTAGATGAACTTTTGGAGGGTGGGATTCCTAGAGGGTTTTTCGTTGCAGTTACTGGTGAACCTGGGACTGGTAAAACAATTCTCTGCATACATTTCATTAATCGTGGCGTTTTGGATGGTGATAAATGCATTTACGTTACAACCGAGGAGTCTAGGGAGTCTATCATTAGACAGGCTGAGCAGTTTGGATTTAAATTCTCCAAGTATGTTGATGAGGGAAGGCTCATAATAATTGATGCATTAATGGGTAAGGAGGATCAGTGGAGTTTAAATTCCCTCACAGTTGATGATATGGTGAATAAGGTTTTGGAGGCTAAAAAGTCTCTGGGTTATGGTAGAGCTAGACTTGTCATTGACTCCATGAGTGCCTTCTGGCTTGATAAACCTGCAATGGCTAGGAAGTACTCATATTATGTTAAGAAAGTTTTGTATAAGTGGGATTTCACGATCTTCGCAACTTCACAATACGCTATAACTACGTCTGAGGCTTTTGGTTGGGGCTTAGAGCATGTGGCTGATGGGATCATAAGGTTTAGGCGATTCATACGTGGAGGTCAGCTAAAGAGGTATGTTATAATAGAGAAGATGAGGCAGACACAGCACTCATTATACCTCCATGAAATAAGTATTGAGCCGAATGCTGGACTTAAAATTATTGGTAAAGCTGGTGAGAGAGTTGAGGATGTAGCCTTACCAAGCGAAGTCTCAAAGAAGATTAAGAAGGTTAAGGAGAGATCGGAAAAGATCGTTGAAGAATAA
- a CDS encoding CBS domain-containing protein: protein MIRIIDIAVKDVKVIDEDETVVKAADIMSQYNIGCLVVVKDGKPVGIVTERDMLKRVIVPCLDPRTTKVSKVMSKPLIYGDPDMDLVYAAKFMINNNIKRLPIIDRGKLVGIVTLTDILRALPEVVKALEESLIIDKLHPRFRKLLKK from the coding sequence ATGATTAGGATAATTGATATTGCGGTTAAGGATGTTAAGGTCATAGATGAAGATGAAACTGTTGTTAAAGCTGCTGATATAATGTCGCAATATAACATTGGATGCTTAGTTGTGGTTAAGGATGGTAAACCTGTTGGGATAGTGACTGAGAGGGATATGTTGAAGAGGGTGATAGTTCCATGCTTAGATCCCAGGACAACAAAAGTTTCGAAGGTGATGTCTAAACCATTGATTTATGGGGATCCAGATATGGATCTAGTTTACGCGGCTAAGTTCATGATAAATAATAACATTAAGAGGCTTCCAATAATTGATCGTGGCAAACTTGTGGGTATAGTCACTTTAACAGATATATTGAGAGCCTTGCCAGAAGTCGTTAAAGCGTTAGAGGAAAGCTTGATAATTGACAAATTGCACCCAAGATTTAGAAAACTGCTTAAAAAGTGA